The following coding sequences are from one Kogia breviceps isolate mKogBre1 chromosome X, mKogBre1 haplotype 1, whole genome shotgun sequence window:
- the LOC131747690 gene encoding A-kinase anchor protein 17B-like isoform X2, giving the protein MTVTVVYDNSEATELCAAQHLYLKPIAKLMINVLLPESTEPTRPFSNWEVLDQLKSLICPDQFTTVRLSKSTKDFIRFEGEAETRSLVQILKAKLHGKIIKLSGLKTDLRVVATDAQGEWEHFPKEKGAPLGDGSEEQDHDKSPDSIYFEGLPCKWFAPKGSSGEKPCEEILRVVFESFGKIKNVDIPMLDPYREVMTGGSFGGFSFGLQTFEAFIQYQESTDFVKAMESLRGMKLMLKGDDGKALACNIKVMFDTTKHFSEGAIRRRNQERLKLQELEEERKKEKKREEEEAERKRKEEERKAQEKRRKARVRRRALKERDRHRQRRPKDSAKAEARQGPNSSEDWEERKGLLARRRLEALRLLRALLRKIAVRLLPHCSSLWGSIQFNPREVDVAGSKANRAPGTTLGALKKEELNTQYLQNQEEMPRYQVSKSDNKRKQKMKKRATAHLRKSSHHLGEKKLRYSARKERTGKLLTSEYNHSLLPDRNSLQIAMTEGQSLEKEDCHGSNKSCSSRLVERDHGRKQKIYETDEFIDYLLNYYQTPKYARICLEPSHITSTCQWQRAVHAKGSGFQISLRKHKSHFTSLSQMQNLDRREQVQEDDSWTKICTQDPEHKPQKRGKVDYAKECRMFKEFKHHCKDTVCEAGDRPSPTFGKSHLLEQTRAYQVQDSISTSQSQVSSPTRSADFDLELTDFLEEISSDSECFSEILSINKEEKEKSVATCDSSPEEGSLDTDEIITCDSEIRSSQQTLYSEWKHEEEKYSKYELRKPGKRSNYELRCSWLEGENNSIRDEKSNSRKREILAPKYLFDESYHHESSASDQLDTVTRKRRRFSDSTFDQKVNYRPFHVPITSSKSANASSLGDFPKRREAPRKSEYNQDARRFKRYESSEDFMLNSDNYYIRRNGQEHIDYGSYLGNNHTSSLYFQMFGRSLRSGNSYSQ; this is encoded by the exons ATGACGGTCACGGTGGTGTATGATAACTCAGAGGCAACGGAGCTCTGTGCGGCTCAGCACCTCTACCTCAAGCCCATAGCAAAGTTGATGATCAATGTACTGCTCCCTGAGAGCACGGAACCCACGAGGCCCTTCTCTAACTGGGAAGTTCTTGACCAGCTGAAGAGCCTGATTTGTCCTGACCAGTTCACCACAGTGCGGCTCTCCAAGAGCACTAAGGACTTCATCCGATTTGAGGGGGAGGCTGAAACTCGAAGTTTGGTTCAGATCCTGAAGGCCAAGTTACACGGGAAGATCATCAAGCTAAGCGGTTTGAAAACAGACTTAAGAGTAGTGGCCACAGATGCCCAGGGGGAGTGGGAACACTTCCCCAAAGAAAAGGGGGCGCCGTTGGGTGACGGGTCTGAAGAGCAGGACCACGATAAGAGCCCAGATTCCATATACTTCGAAGGCCTGCCCTGCAAGTGGTTTGCACCTAAAGGTTCCAGCGGGGAGAAGCCGTGTGAAGAGATCCTTCGGGTGGTCTTTGAAAGTTTTGGGAAGATCAAGAATGTGGATATTCCGATGCTCGACCCCTACCGAGAAGTCATGACTGGTGGGAGCTTTGGGGGGTTCAGCTTCGGCTTGCAGACGTTCGAGGCCTTTATACAGTACCAGGAGTCAACTGACTTCGTAAAGGCCATGGAGTCCCTCCGCGGGATGAAGCTGATGCTTAAAGGAGATGATGGGAAAGCTCTGGCATGTAACATTAAG GTTATGTTTGATACAACCAAACACTTCAGTGAAGGAGCTATAAGGAGGAGAAATCAAGAAAGGCTGAAATTACAAGagctggaggaagaaaggaaaaaagaaaagaagagagaagaggaagaggctgaAAG aaagagaaaagaggaggagaggaaagcccaggaaaagaggagaaaggcCAGAGTCAGGAGGCGCGCCCTGAAGGAAAGGGACAGACACCGGCAAAGGAGACCGAAGGACAGTGCCAAAGCGGAGGCCCGTCAGGGGCCCAACTCTTCCGAGgactgggaggagaggaagggcctGCTGGCCCGGAGGCGGCTGGAGGCCCTCCGCCTGCTGCGGGCACTCCTGAGGAAAATCGCAGTAAGGCTCTTGCCGCATTGTTCTTCGCTTTGG GGGTCTATACAATTTAACCCACGGGAGGTAGATGTTGCAGGCTCCAAAGCTAACCGTGCTCCGGGGACCACACTGGGAGCTCTGAAGAAAGAAGAGTTAAACACTCAGTATCTTCAAAATCAGGAGGAAATGCCAAGGTATCAGGTTTCCAAGTCAGATAACAAgcgaaaacaaaaaatgaagaaaagagctACGGCTCACTTACGTAAATCTTCCCAccaccttggggaaaaaaaattaagatattcagctagaaaagaaagaactggaaaatTATTAACCAGTGAGTACAATCACAGTTTGCTCCCTGATCGGAATTCTTTGCAAATTGCAATGACTGAAGGTCAATCTCTTGAGAAAGAAGACTGCCATGGTTCTAATAAATCCTGTTCTTCCAGATTAGTTGAGAGAGACcatggcaggaaacagaagatctATGAAACAGATGAATTTATTGACTATCTTTTAAACTATTATCAAACTCCAAAATATGCCCGTATCTGCCTGGAACCAAGCCACATAACAAGCACATGTCAGTGGCAGAGGGCCGTCCATGCGAAAGGAAGTGGATTTCAAATCAGTTTGAGAAAACATAAGAGTCATTTTACCAGTTTGAGCCAAATGCAAAACCTAGATAGGAGAGAACAGGTGCAAGAAGACGATTCCTGGACAAAGATTTGTACTCAGGATCCTGAGCATAAACCACAAAAGAGGGGAAAAGTGGATTATGCCAAAGAATGTAGAATGTTTAAGGAGTTTAAACATCATTGCAAGGACACAGTATGTGAAGCTGGTGATCGGCCATCCCCAACTTTTGGAAAGAGCCATCTGTTGGAACAGACTCGTGCTTACCAGGTCCAAGATTCCATATCCACAAGTCAAAGCCAAGTTTCCTCGCCCACCAGGTCAGCAGACTTTGATTTGGAGTTGACAGATTTCTTAGAGGAAATTAGCAGTGATTCTGAATGTTTCAGTGAAATCCTTAGCataaacaaagaggagaaagagaaatctgtGGCCACATGTGATAGCTCCCCAGAAGAGGGATCTCTTGACACTGATGAAATCATCACTTGCGACTCAGAAATTAGGTCAAGTCAGCAAACCTTGTATTCAGAGTGGAAACATGAGGAGGAAAAATACTCTAAATACGAGCTTAGGAAACCAGGCAAGAGGTCAAATTATGAACTGAGATGTTCGTGGCTTGAGGGTGAAAACAATTCTATTAGAGATGAGAAGAGCAACAGCAGAAAGAGGGAAATATTGGCCCCCAAATACTTATTTGATGAAAGCTACCACCACGAATCCAGTGCCAGTGATCAATTAGACACTGTCACAAGAAAGAGGAGGCGGTTTAGTGATAGTACATTTGACCAGAAAGTGAACTATAGGCCCTTTCATGTGCCAATAACATCATCAAAAAGTGCTAATGCTTCCTCTTTGGGGGATTTTCCCAAAAGAAGAGAGGCTCCACGGAAGTCAGAATATAACCAGGATGCAAGGAGGTTTAAAAGATATGAGAGTTCTGAAGATTTCATGCTGAATTCTGATAATTACTATATCAGACGTAACGGTCAGGAGCACATTGACTACGGAAGCTATTTAGGAAACAACCACactagttctttatattttcaaatgtttggaAGGTCTCTTCGATCAGGAAACTCTTACTCACAATAA
- the LOC131747690 gene encoding A-kinase anchor protein 17B-like isoform X1, which produces MSHKLSLKRFPADTMTVTVVYDNSEATELCAAQHLYLKPIAKLMINVLLPESTEPTRPFSNWEVLDQLKSLICPDQFTTVRLSKSTKDFIRFEGEAETRSLVQILKAKLHGKIIKLSGLKTDLRVVATDAQGEWEHFPKEKGAPLGDGSEEQDHDKSPDSIYFEGLPCKWFAPKGSSGEKPCEEILRVVFESFGKIKNVDIPMLDPYREVMTGGSFGGFSFGLQTFEAFIQYQESTDFVKAMESLRGMKLMLKGDDGKALACNIKVMFDTTKHFSEGAIRRRNQERLKLQELEEERKKEKKREEEEAERKRKEEERKAQEKRRKARVRRRALKERDRHRQRRPKDSAKAEARQGPNSSEDWEERKGLLARRRLEALRLLRALLRKIAVRLLPHCSSLWGSIQFNPREVDVAGSKANRAPGTTLGALKKEELNTQYLQNQEEMPRYQVSKSDNKRKQKMKKRATAHLRKSSHHLGEKKLRYSARKERTGKLLTSEYNHSLLPDRNSLQIAMTEGQSLEKEDCHGSNKSCSSRLVERDHGRKQKIYETDEFIDYLLNYYQTPKYARICLEPSHITSTCQWQRAVHAKGSGFQISLRKHKSHFTSLSQMQNLDRREQVQEDDSWTKICTQDPEHKPQKRGKVDYAKECRMFKEFKHHCKDTVCEAGDRPSPTFGKSHLLEQTRAYQVQDSISTSQSQVSSPTRSADFDLELTDFLEEISSDSECFSEILSINKEEKEKSVATCDSSPEEGSLDTDEIITCDSEIRSSQQTLYSEWKHEEEKYSKYELRKPGKRSNYELRCSWLEGENNSIRDEKSNSRKREILAPKYLFDESYHHESSASDQLDTVTRKRRRFSDSTFDQKVNYRPFHVPITSSKSANASSLGDFPKRREAPRKSEYNQDARRFKRYESSEDFMLNSDNYYIRRNGQEHIDYGSYLGNNHTSSLYFQMFGRSLRSGNSYSQ; this is translated from the exons GTTTCCTGCTGATACCATGACGGTCACGGTGGTGTATGATAACTCAGAGGCAACGGAGCTCTGTGCGGCTCAGCACCTCTACCTCAAGCCCATAGCAAAGTTGATGATCAATGTACTGCTCCCTGAGAGCACGGAACCCACGAGGCCCTTCTCTAACTGGGAAGTTCTTGACCAGCTGAAGAGCCTGATTTGTCCTGACCAGTTCACCACAGTGCGGCTCTCCAAGAGCACTAAGGACTTCATCCGATTTGAGGGGGAGGCTGAAACTCGAAGTTTGGTTCAGATCCTGAAGGCCAAGTTACACGGGAAGATCATCAAGCTAAGCGGTTTGAAAACAGACTTAAGAGTAGTGGCCACAGATGCCCAGGGGGAGTGGGAACACTTCCCCAAAGAAAAGGGGGCGCCGTTGGGTGACGGGTCTGAAGAGCAGGACCACGATAAGAGCCCAGATTCCATATACTTCGAAGGCCTGCCCTGCAAGTGGTTTGCACCTAAAGGTTCCAGCGGGGAGAAGCCGTGTGAAGAGATCCTTCGGGTGGTCTTTGAAAGTTTTGGGAAGATCAAGAATGTGGATATTCCGATGCTCGACCCCTACCGAGAAGTCATGACTGGTGGGAGCTTTGGGGGGTTCAGCTTCGGCTTGCAGACGTTCGAGGCCTTTATACAGTACCAGGAGTCAACTGACTTCGTAAAGGCCATGGAGTCCCTCCGCGGGATGAAGCTGATGCTTAAAGGAGATGATGGGAAAGCTCTGGCATGTAACATTAAG GTTATGTTTGATACAACCAAACACTTCAGTGAAGGAGCTATAAGGAGGAGAAATCAAGAAAGGCTGAAATTACAAGagctggaggaagaaaggaaaaaagaaaagaagagagaagaggaagaggctgaAAG aaagagaaaagaggaggagaggaaagcccaggaaaagaggagaaaggcCAGAGTCAGGAGGCGCGCCCTGAAGGAAAGGGACAGACACCGGCAAAGGAGACCGAAGGACAGTGCCAAAGCGGAGGCCCGTCAGGGGCCCAACTCTTCCGAGgactgggaggagaggaagggcctGCTGGCCCGGAGGCGGCTGGAGGCCCTCCGCCTGCTGCGGGCACTCCTGAGGAAAATCGCAGTAAGGCTCTTGCCGCATTGTTCTTCGCTTTGG GGGTCTATACAATTTAACCCACGGGAGGTAGATGTTGCAGGCTCCAAAGCTAACCGTGCTCCGGGGACCACACTGGGAGCTCTGAAGAAAGAAGAGTTAAACACTCAGTATCTTCAAAATCAGGAGGAAATGCCAAGGTATCAGGTTTCCAAGTCAGATAACAAgcgaaaacaaaaaatgaagaaaagagctACGGCTCACTTACGTAAATCTTCCCAccaccttggggaaaaaaaattaagatattcagctagaaaagaaagaactggaaaatTATTAACCAGTGAGTACAATCACAGTTTGCTCCCTGATCGGAATTCTTTGCAAATTGCAATGACTGAAGGTCAATCTCTTGAGAAAGAAGACTGCCATGGTTCTAATAAATCCTGTTCTTCCAGATTAGTTGAGAGAGACcatggcaggaaacagaagatctATGAAACAGATGAATTTATTGACTATCTTTTAAACTATTATCAAACTCCAAAATATGCCCGTATCTGCCTGGAACCAAGCCACATAACAAGCACATGTCAGTGGCAGAGGGCCGTCCATGCGAAAGGAAGTGGATTTCAAATCAGTTTGAGAAAACATAAGAGTCATTTTACCAGTTTGAGCCAAATGCAAAACCTAGATAGGAGAGAACAGGTGCAAGAAGACGATTCCTGGACAAAGATTTGTACTCAGGATCCTGAGCATAAACCACAAAAGAGGGGAAAAGTGGATTATGCCAAAGAATGTAGAATGTTTAAGGAGTTTAAACATCATTGCAAGGACACAGTATGTGAAGCTGGTGATCGGCCATCCCCAACTTTTGGAAAGAGCCATCTGTTGGAACAGACTCGTGCTTACCAGGTCCAAGATTCCATATCCACAAGTCAAAGCCAAGTTTCCTCGCCCACCAGGTCAGCAGACTTTGATTTGGAGTTGACAGATTTCTTAGAGGAAATTAGCAGTGATTCTGAATGTTTCAGTGAAATCCTTAGCataaacaaagaggagaaagagaaatctgtGGCCACATGTGATAGCTCCCCAGAAGAGGGATCTCTTGACACTGATGAAATCATCACTTGCGACTCAGAAATTAGGTCAAGTCAGCAAACCTTGTATTCAGAGTGGAAACATGAGGAGGAAAAATACTCTAAATACGAGCTTAGGAAACCAGGCAAGAGGTCAAATTATGAACTGAGATGTTCGTGGCTTGAGGGTGAAAACAATTCTATTAGAGATGAGAAGAGCAACAGCAGAAAGAGGGAAATATTGGCCCCCAAATACTTATTTGATGAAAGCTACCACCACGAATCCAGTGCCAGTGATCAATTAGACACTGTCACAAGAAAGAGGAGGCGGTTTAGTGATAGTACATTTGACCAGAAAGTGAACTATAGGCCCTTTCATGTGCCAATAACATCATCAAAAAGTGCTAATGCTTCCTCTTTGGGGGATTTTCCCAAAAGAAGAGAGGCTCCACGGAAGTCAGAATATAACCAGGATGCAAGGAGGTTTAAAAGATATGAGAGTTCTGAAGATTTCATGCTGAATTCTGATAATTACTATATCAGACGTAACGGTCAGGAGCACATTGACTACGGAAGCTATTTAGGAAACAACCACactagttctttatattttcaaatgtttggaAGGTCTCTTCGATCAGGAAACTCTTACTCACAATAA